The DNA sequence AGGGAGCGACGAAACCAACTTGCCCATCCTCAATATCAGAAGCCTGAGTTGCTTGCGGAGAGATCCAATGAAATCTGGACCTGGGATATTACCAAGCTCAAAGGACCGGTGAAGTGGACGTATTTTTATCTCTATGTGATTCTCGATATCTTCAGCCGGTATGTGGTGGGATGGATGGTCGCCCACCGGGAACTGGCCGCGCTGGCTGGGAAACTGATCAATCAGACTTATGAAAAACAGAATATTCAACCGGAACAATTGACGATCCATGCCGACCGGGGTTCCAGCATGACTTCCAAAACAGTGGCGTTCCTGCTCTCCGATCTGGGAATCACCAAAAGTCATTCCCGGCCGCATGTGAGCAATGACAACCCTTATTCGGAAGCCCAGTTCAAAACCCTGAAATACCGTCCCACGTTTCCGCAGCGGTTTGGCTCCATTGAAGATGCCCGGTCATTCTGTCAGGACTTCTTCCGCTGGTATAAACGGGAACATCACCATTCCGGCATTGGGTTCCTGACTCCCGAAGATGTCCATTATGGACGAGCGGAGGAGATTATCAAAGAGCGGCAGGCTGTTCTCGATGCAGCCTATAAACAACATCCGGAACGGTTCAAGTGGGTCATGCCAAGACCAATGGCTTTGCCCTCAGCCGTCTGGATCAATAAGCCGGCTCCAACTGATCCGGCGCAACACTAAACTTGTTTGGAATGTGTCTCATCTTCATTGACAACTTCCGCGCATTCGCAAATGATATCTTTTCCAAATTCGGCAACGGCGCCAACGATCTGAAAGACAAGCTTTGCGGTCGGCGTCGAGGATCCAGCTTGCTTTCGTAAGACACGAAGTCGATCCCCAGGGAACAGAGCTCTTCCATGGCGATAGAAAAATCCTTAGCGATATTGGCAAAAATATATGAAAAATGAGCAATGCTCAATTTAGTTTTACAGATGATAGTTTATTCTAATATATCGATTATAAGGGATATATATCTACATCCATTTAAATTTTACGCATTGTAAATCAACGTTACGTCTGCGCGGTATATGAAATATTGAGTGATGCTCATTATTTCATTGACTCAGGATTATTTATGCTGTATACAATATGCGTACAATAGTTTTTTTAGAATAAAGGAGAAAGCCATGAATGATCCTTGTAAGGAAAAAATCATGTGCCTGAGTCACTGCCCGAGATGTGACAGACCACTGAAGGTGAAAGATGAGCGGATCCTTTCAGTGTACGACCACGAACCCATATGCATGAGATGTAAAAGTGAAGAGGAAAAACGTCATGATTATGGAGAAATTTTGCAGAAGATGTTTTGGCATTGCATGATTAATGTGCAAATGGCACAGGGCGATCCAGGAAGATACTACTATAATCACTTTTATACTTATAAATGCCAATAAATCAAGGCAGGAATGTGGAAGAGCATTTTAAATCCTCTAAGCAACGGTGGCTTGGGGTGGGTTATGAAGTTGTATTAACCGGTGTTTTTCCGGCAATGCAGGTGTACTCCCAGATCGGCGCTTCCACTGCTCACCTTATTATTTTATAACATGCTAATATTCATACATATTTTTGCAGACACTCACCGCTTTGGATTTTTATCTTTATTTTTCCAGATTTGCAAAAGACAGAGGGACGTAATATTATGAAACATCGAATTTTATCTCTAATGATACTGGCACAATTATGGGGATGCTTTGTTGCTGTAAGTTCCGCCATGGCCAAAGCCCCAACTGTTTATGCAGCGCTATTCTATTCTCCTACCTGTTCGCATTGCGCTAAACTGGATAGGGAATTCTTGTCTCCCCTTCAGAACAAATATGGCAATAAACTGGTGATTGTCCGTGTAAACATCATCAGCGCGGCCGGAATTAATATTTACGAAAAGGCTCTTGAGCGGTTTAAAGTTCCTGAAAACCGCATTGGAGTCCCCGCCTTAGTCATTGGTGACACCTTTCTCATGGGTACTGCTGAAATTCCGGGGAAATTACCAGGCCTCATTGATGAAGCACTTTCTAAAGGCGGGATAGATATGCCTGATTTTCAGGGCTTATATCAAATGTATTTCGAGCAGAGAGACATCAACCTGAAGAATTTTTCCATATGGCAACTTATGATCTATAAATTTAAACAAGACGTAGTTGCCAACGGCATTGCCGTTCTTATTCTGGCAGTTATGATCGTAAGCATGATCGCGGCTTTGGTGATTCCTCTGTCATCCGTAAAGGCTCCAAAGGTGCTGACGATATTTCCCTCCTGGATTATTCCGCTTCTGGTAGCGATTGGACTCGCGACGGCTGTTTATCTTTCATATGTCGAAGTTTCAGAAATGCGCGCATTCTGTGGGCCGGTGGGGAACTGCAATGCGGTGCAGAACAGTCCTTATGCCAAATTGTTTGGCATTCTGCCTATCCCAATTTTGGGCATCATTGGGTATACAGCCATCCTTGCGGTCTGGATATTTCAGCAGCTTAGGCCGGCGTCACTAAATAGATCCGCCCAGCTGATTCTCTGGGGACTGAGTTTCATCAGTGTGTTGTTTTCTTCTTATTTGACTTTCTTAGAGCCATTTGTCATTGGAGCTACCTGCGCGTTCTGCCTCACGTCCGCAGTTGTCGTTACAATGATCCTGTGGGCTTCTATCCTGCCAACACGCAAAGTAATGAGAATGCATGGGGATGGCGGCGGTCATTAATTCTTATAAATGAGGGACAAAGACCTTGCGTAGCTTGCGGAGAAATTTATCTCTTTAAATATAGGTTCAAGTAAAACGCAGCTATGCTTGCATTAAACCCATGGAAGGAATTCTATTTTTTCCTTAAATTATATTTAACCATCTTGATCTGCAGGCCTTTTCTGCTGAAACCGAGACGTTTGGCGGTGTGGGTGATGTTTCCACTGCATTCTTCCAGGATCTTTTCGATCATTCTTTTTTCCACTTCCGCCTTCTGGCTTTCGATGACATTTCGATACAGGCCCGATTTTTCTCCTTCATTGGCAAAGTCGTCATTAGGGCGGCCCTCCCCAGCGCCCTTCTTTTCACTGCGGGCCATCAGGACAAGGCGTTCCGTAAAATTTTCCATTTCCCGCAAAAGGTATTTTTCAAACTGATCTTTTTCTTCACCTTCATGATCCGGATTTTCTTGATCCGCTGCGTTTCTGATTTCATCGGGAATATCGTCCAGGGAAATTTTTTCGCCCTTGGTCAGCAACACGATTCGCTCGATCAAGTTTCCAAGTTCCCGGATATTGCCGGGCCATCTGTATTTCTTGAAACAATCGAGGACCTGCGGGGCTATTTCCTGGATATTCTTGTTGAGCTTGGAGTTGAATCGATCCAGAAAATAAAGGGTCAGGGACGGAATATCCTCCTTCCTCTCCCTAAGTGGCGGCATTTTGATGGGGACGACATTTAACCGATAATAGAGATCTTCCCGAAAATTTCCCTCTTTTATTTCTTTCAGCAGGTCTCGATTGGTGGCCGCGATGATTCTTACATCCACCTGAAGGGTCTTTACCCCGCCGACTCTTTCAAAGGTTTGATCCTGGAGGATCTGTAGGAGTTTGACCTGCATGTCCTTGGGGAGTTCGCCTATTTCATCAAGGAAGATCGTTCCTTCGTGGGCCAGCTCAAATTTCCCCGGTTTCGATGAGGCCGCCCCGGTAAAGGCGCCCTTTTCATATCCGAACAATTCCGACTCGATAAGACTTTCGGAGATGGCCCCGCAGTTGATTTTAATGAAGGCGTTATCCTTTCTGGGACTTCCCCGGTGAATGGCATGGGCAATCAGTTCTTTACCCGTTCCGGTTTCACCGGTAATCAGGATGGTCGTCCTGGTCTCGGCAATCTGTTCTATCGTCGAGTAGATCTCCCGGATTTTCTCACTGCACCCGACAATGCCGTATCGGTCGATTTCACCCGCTCCCAGAATGACCTTGTCGGAATTCTTCATTCGAGTCCGAAGGGCTTTATCAATGACGCTGATTAATTCATACTGATCAAAAGGCTTGGTGATATAATCAAAAGCCCCTTTTTTCAAGGCATCCACTGCTGTTTCGATGGTTCCATGGGCCGTAATGATAATGACCGGCGTTTCGGGATATTTTGCGGTAACACTCTCCAAAAGCCCCAGACCGTTGAGTCTGGGCATCTTCAAATCCGTAACCAGAACATCAAAACTTTCTTTTTCGAGCTGGGCCAGCGCGTCCAGGCCATCTATGGCTTCGGATACCGAATACCCTTTTTTCTTCAGCATCGCATGAAGCACGACACGCATGTTCAGCTCGTCGTCGACAATTAAAACTTTTTTCATCTTTTTCTTTTCTTGGTTATTTTCCGGAATCAGTTTTCCAATCTTATTCGAAAAGAACTTCCTTTTCCCACGATGGATTTAACCTTGATACTCCCTCCATGGTTTTTCACGATCCGATTGCAGATCGCCAATCCTAATCCCACGCCTCGTTCTTTGTTCGTATAGAAGGGCTTGAAGATGTTTTTCAACTCTTCCTTTGCGATGCCCTTTCCCGTATCGCGCACAAGAATCTCGATTCCCTCCGTGTTTTCCCTTTCAAACCTTTTTGCGCCCAGGGTTAAGATTCCACCTTCCGGCATCGCTTCGATCGCGTTGGAAACGAGATTCAGGAGAACCTGCATGATCTTTTCCGAATCCATTTTTACGGTCGGAAGATTTTCCTGGATTTCCTTTTTAATCGTCACACTATCCACAATTTTCCTGGCTTCTACAAGGGAAATGATTTTATCCAGAACAGGTTCGATCCTTTGCTCTTTTTTGTCAAATTTATAGGGCTTCGCGTAAGTCAAAAATTGGGACATCACGCCGTTGAGCCGATCCGTTTCCTCGATGATGACGTTCAGAATCCTCCTGTTTTCCTCATCGTCGATCTCTGTCGCCAGATATTGCGCCGCGCCCTTGATGGAGCCGAGGGGATTTTTTATTTCGTGGGCAAGCACCGGGGCCATCTCTTCGAGCATCATGGACTTTTCTCTTTCCAACCGTTCGTCAAAAGCGTACAGCGAAGTGAACACATCCTGACTGCCCGGATAAAAAAAGCTGAAGATCTTTTTCATGATCACTTTCAGGGGCGTTACGGAAATCACGATGACGAAAGACGCTACCAGGATCTCAGTCAAGGGAATGGCCGAGGTTTTTGTAAAGAGGGTAATGACCAGATAGAAGCATCCCGTTGCCAAGAGCGTCGAAATCGTAATCACCAGGGCCTTTGCCATCAATTCATGAAGACGCGTCAGGTGGGGGTAGGCAACAATGAGCAGGACGAAATAGAGGAGCGCCGCCAGGAGAATATTTGAAAAGGGTGGCAGTACGAGGGTCCGTTGCGCCGCAAGATTCAGGAGGCACAATCCTGCGGCTATGGCGCAGGCGATCGCCAGGTAAATCAATCGCCTCTTTTCCACACCGGCGGCTTTCCTCCCGATATACACCAGGAGCGAAACATAAATGATGAGGGCCACGCCGATGCCATAGGCGCTCATCAGGAGGACAAACAGATTTTCCTGGAGGATCCCCGTTAATCGGATCAAATACCCCGATATCGGAAGGGCGAAGGCGATAATCAGGGCATTTTTGTTGATCATTTCTCCTTTCTTGATCAGGGTCCACGAAAAATGAAGACTCATGGCCGGCAGCAGAATCAAGGACAGTTCCGCCAGAATTTTCCAATAGTTCCCATCTGAAATCAAAAACATGAACGAAGCAGTCCTCTGGATGAAGATATTCGTACAGAGGAGGGCAAAGGATATTTTTTTTTCGTTCTTGCGCTTATTGATGAAGAGCGACGTTGCGATGATCAGACTGACCGTCGCCAGAATAAAGGTCTCCATTCTTTATGTACACCATCCTTTTTCCTGGATTTTTCTCCTGTTTGCCAGCAGCCCTCAGGTGCGTAATCCTCTTCGCACCGCGAACTGTCTTATACACTTTTTCCTTCGTCCCGTCTCTCGCCGTTTTAGGCACATTTTTCATCTTACTGTTTTTACTCTATATTTTTAACTGCATTTTTAATATAGCCCTCTGGCACACCCCGTGCTTTTAGAAGCTCGATTTCACCAATACTGTGGAGTTTACCATGATTTCAGAAGACTCTATCGCTGTCGTATTTCCCGGTCAAGGATCTCAGCGGCCGGGCATGGGGAAAGATTTTTCCGATAGCATTCCCCTTTCCAAGCAGACCTTTGAAGAGGCATCCGACGCCTTGGGCTGGGACGTTGCCTCTTTATGCTTTTCCGAAGATGAACGACTCAATTTAACGGAATTTACCCAGCCCTGCATTCTTGCCACCGAGATCGCCATGTTCCGTGGTCTACAGGCCCTTTACCCGTTCTCTCCTTCCCTTTACGGTGGACACAGCCTTGGTGAATTTTCGGCCCTCGTGGCCGCCGGCGTTTTCCCTTTCTCGGAGACGCTGCGCATCGTTCACGAAAGAGGCCGTCTGATGCAGAATGCCGTTCCCGTTGGCGTCGGAGGAATGGCCGCCGTTATCTTGAACGATCTGGATGCTTCGCAGATCCGCAGTTTATTGTCCGATCTTCCCGTCGATGTCGCCAATGAAAACTCTCTCTCCCAGGTCGTCATCAGCGGGGAGGCAGAGGCACTGCCGATCGCAGAGAAACGCTTATCCGAGCAGTTCACCGATCCCTCATTCCGGGTGGTTCCGCTGCGTGTCAGCGCCCCCTTTCACAGCCGGTTCATGAAGACCATCGGACAACCTTTTGAACAGGTCCTGCGCACCTCCGCGCCTTCCTGGCAACCCGGAAAGGCGGCTGCCGTGACGTCCAACTATACGGGAACCTATCATCTTCCCGAGGTTGATGCTATTTTAAATACCCTTGTTTTACAACTCAGTTCCGCGGTTCGCTGGATCGATAACATGAAAGCCCTGTCTGCCAGAGCGAAAACGATCTATGAAGTGGGACCCGGCAGGCCGCTTCGGGACTTTTTCAAGACCATCGACGTCACTTGCTCTTCCATCACGGCCCTGTCCGCGGCGCAACGTCTCTTTCGGAATGCCTGACGAGAATTAAACTTTTTCAACCCTTCACTACCTTAAGAAAGGATAAGGATTAGAATATGGATCTAAGCCTGAACGAAACTCAGCAAATGTATGTGAATACGGTCTCGCGCTTTGTTAAGAACGAGATTCTTCCCCATGCCCTGGAGATGGACCGGGGGCATGTCTTTCCTGTAGATATGCTGAAAAAAATCTGGGAAATGGGCATCATGAATATCTCCATCCCGGAGTCCATAAAAGGTTATAACGTCGATGTGGTTTCCGCCGCCTTGATCATCCGGGAATTGTCCTATGGCGACTCCGGCGTCGCAACCTCCGCCATGTGCAATGACCTGGCGAACGTCGTCATCGCCCAGCACGGATCGCAAGCTCAACAGGAAGCCTATCTGAAGCCCTTCGTCGATGCCCCGCTGGTCTCGGCTTTCTGCCTGACCGAACCGGCCGCCGGCTCGGACAACCTCTCCATG is a window from the Syntrophus gentianae genome containing:
- a CDS encoding sigma-54-dependent transcriptional regulator yields the protein MKKVLIVDDELNMRVVLHAMLKKKGYSVSEAIDGLDALAQLEKESFDVLVTDLKMPRLNGLGLLESVTAKYPETPVIIITAHGTIETAVDALKKGAFDYITKPFDQYELISVIDKALRTRMKNSDKVILGAGEIDRYGIVGCSEKIREIYSTIEQIAETRTTILITGETGTGKELIAHAIHRGSPRKDNAFIKINCGAISESLIESELFGYEKGAFTGAASSKPGKFELAHEGTIFLDEIGELPKDMQVKLLQILQDQTFERVGGVKTLQVDVRIIAATNRDLLKEIKEGNFREDLYYRLNVVPIKMPPLRERKEDIPSLTLYFLDRFNSKLNKNIQEIAPQVLDCFKKYRWPGNIRELGNLIERIVLLTKGEKISLDDIPDEIRNAADQENPDHEGEEKDQFEKYLLREMENFTERLVLMARSEKKGAGEGRPNDDFANEGEKSGLYRNVIESQKAEVEKRMIEKILEECSGNITHTAKRLGFSRKGLQIKMVKYNLRKK
- a CDS encoding sensor histidine kinase; the protein is METFILATVSLIIATSLFINKRKNEKKISFALLCTNIFIQRTASFMFLISDGNYWKILAELSLILLPAMSLHFSWTLIKKGEMINKNALIIAFALPISGYLIRLTGILQENLFVLLMSAYGIGVALIIYVSLLVYIGRKAAGVEKRRLIYLAIACAIAAGLCLLNLAAQRTLVLPPFSNILLAALLYFVLLIVAYPHLTRLHELMAKALVITISTLLATGCFYLVITLFTKTSAIPLTEILVASFVIVISVTPLKVIMKKIFSFFYPGSQDVFTSLYAFDERLEREKSMMLEEMAPVLAHEIKNPLGSIKGAAQYLATEIDDEENRRILNVIIEETDRLNGVMSQFLTYAKPYKFDKKEQRIEPVLDKIISLVEARKIVDSVTIKKEIQENLPTVKMDSEKIMQVLLNLVSNAIEAMPEGGILTLGAKRFERENTEGIEILVRDTGKGIAKEELKNIFKPFYTNKERGVGLGLAICNRIVKNHGGSIKVKSIVGKGSSFRIRLEN
- a CDS encoding ACP S-malonyltransferase; amino-acid sequence: MISEDSIAVVFPGQGSQRPGMGKDFSDSIPLSKQTFEEASDALGWDVASLCFSEDERLNLTEFTQPCILATEIAMFRGLQALYPFSPSLYGGHSLGEFSALVAAGVFPFSETLRIVHERGRLMQNAVPVGVGGMAAVILNDLDASQIRSLLSDLPVDVANENSLSQVVISGEAEALPIAEKRLSEQFTDPSFRVVPLRVSAPFHSRFMKTIGQPFEQVLRTSAPSWQPGKAAAVTSNYTGTYHLPEVDAILNTLVLQLSSAVRWIDNMKALSARAKTIYEVGPGRPLRDFFKTIDVTCSSITALSAAQRLFRNA
- a CDS encoding IS3 family transposase (programmed frameshift), giving the protein MVPNPEVPEKAVRRTFSAEYKRRILREAEACKKPGQLGTHLRREGLYSSNLTTWRRQAEKGTLEALSPKKRGPLKRRPDPSLRRIAELEKENRKLNHKLKQAELIIEAQKKNRSDSPDTPRSRRRDELMKITESLAQEINVRQACAALTVSSAGFYHWRNQQKKGPKENLRPAPPLALSEEEEKTILGILHEERFVDMAPPEIYSKLLDEGIYLCSVRTMYRILEKHDEVRERRNQLAHPQYQKPELLAERSNEIWTWDITKLKGPVKWTYFYLYVILDIFSRYVVGWMVAHRELAALAGKLINQTYEKQNIQPEQLTIHADRGSSMTSKTVAFLLSDLGITKSHSRPHVSNDNPYSEAQFKTLKYRPTFPQRFGSIEDARSFCQDFFRWYKREHHHSGIGFLTPEDVHYGRAEEIIKERQAVLDAAYKQHPERFKWVMPRPMALPSAVWINKPAPTDPAQH
- a CDS encoding vitamin K epoxide reductase family protein; translation: MKHRILSLMILAQLWGCFVAVSSAMAKAPTVYAALFYSPTCSHCAKLDREFLSPLQNKYGNKLVIVRVNIISAAGINIYEKALERFKVPENRIGVPALVIGDTFLMGTAEIPGKLPGLIDEALSKGGIDMPDFQGLYQMYFEQRDINLKNFSIWQLMIYKFKQDVVANGIAVLILAVMIVSMIAALVIPLSSVKAPKVLTIFPSWIIPLLVAIGLATAVYLSYVEVSEMRAFCGPVGNCNAVQNSPYAKLFGILPIPILGIIGYTAILAVWIFQQLRPASLNRSAQLILWGLSFISVLFSSYLTFLEPFVIGATCAFCLTSAVVVTMILWASILPTRKVMRMHGDGGGH